TATTTCTTTCtttattatgatattttggatcaaaattcattaaagaTACCGAAATATTATACTCAAGGGCCCTACATGTATTTTCGTTACATCTTCAGGGCCGGCAAGGGGGCAGTTCCTCccattaattttggaaaagtgcGCTTTTTTGCGAATATCCTATATATGTTATATCCTATAGAACTGCCCTTTTACGGGTTTCTCTGCCCCCCccctaaaattcaaatgttagGTACGGCCCTGATCTTtcgtaaatttttttttaaggaTCTTCAATCGTGGCAAGGATTGATTGTTGAACTGGTGTTAACCGTGGTGCTTGTAACGACGGTATTCGCGTCGACTGATAACGCCAGGAAGGATCTGAGCGGTTCGGGACCGTTGGCGATCGGCATTTCATTATTCGTTTGCGTAATCGGCGGGGTACGTGCACAATGTAGTGTCGTTGAAACAGATTTCAAGTtgatatcaatttttcatcTCCTCTCGTATCGTATCCGTTCTATAAAATATGCATCGTGTACAATAACTCGATATATTGAAGATACAAACAGCCCGTTTACCAGCACAATCGCATGGTATTGTTTGTAATCTGCTAAGAGTTCCTACTCGTTAGAATTGATAAattaactgtaaaatataaagattATTAAATAGATAATGAACTTTGTGCTGTTCACTCACAGCACGAAAAATCTCCGTTTCAGCCAGTACTTCCTTTTCATACGTACGTTACTCCCAGTGGTTTTTCTATGTTGGTTATCAGGTTATCCGGATTTGCGATATGAAATCTCAGGGGTGGGATTTAGGGAGTGGTCTCAGGGGTACCGTACGGACCCCTGCCTTCCCATTGAAATTGCCCTTTTCGTCATGACAACAATTGTTAAAGCCTGCAAATTCGAAACTCATCGTTTCGCGGGAAAATTGCCCATTTTCGGATATATTTCTTAGACATGGCTACTTTAACTGAAAAAcgccttttcttttcttctgggCCCCAGCTTCCCAAagttcctagatccgcccccgCATCTTAACGATATCTTTTACCATCATTTACGAGTCTCAAGTTACAGACCAACTCATGTAACAAGTTGGCCCCTTTAGCCTGTTGATCCATCATATTGTTTATTGGATTTCATAGTTTCCCTGTATATTCTAGTACTTAGGCTAAgaatcaatatatatataccttaTTTCTcgtttctgctgagcttagaGTTGACTCGGCCAGCCGCCTAATaccctggggccggttttatagataGGTATTAACTTCAaaccgggggctaactcaattaaTTTTCTCTCATCACTCTTTAAAATCTTGATCAAGCTAACTGAAACCGACCCGGTAGCTAAAGCAATGAACTTTTagtaatatttttttccacacCAACTCAATGCGTAAACTCCAAAGCAAGCATCACGTACATCAATTTACCGCATTTTTCGACCATCGATTTTACCTTTGCTTTTCCGTTTCTAGCCGTGAAACATCTCCTCACATACTTTTTCCACGTGAATCCATATTTCATGGATCATAAAAAGCTGCGTTGAAATATCCAATAATTGTTTACCGGGAATACTCGAAAAACCACTAGTAACTAGCGTTTTGACGGGTAATTTGTGTTATGTCGTCAATTCAGGTAAACTAAAcatcgattttttttctcaaactTGCGTGTCTAGGCGTCATACACAGGGCCAAGTCTGAATCCGGCTAGGACTCTTGGGTCGGCTGTTGCGGGAAACGTTTGGAAAACACATTGGGTAAGGATCAAATTCCTCGGCGGcaaaacatatatacatacattctATACCTTTGCATCCCTTGTTCAGTTATATAGTGCTAGATTCTCGGAAAATCCTGcttctttgaaatatcataatgGGTTTCACATAATTAGCTTAataaaaaattcgaatttccgGCTTAATGTAATTAACTATATTCATCAACCTGGTcgatgaagctactatacgcggcagcgaaagctcgtgcgccAAATAAAATAACCTACAATACTCCACCTACAATACTCATCTACGAATCTTCTACATAATGGGTTGAAATTAAGAATTGATTTGAAAGGATTTTAATCAAGAAAGGTTATTTCATATTCCAGGTGTATTGGATCGGACCGATGTTGGCGGGTGCGGCGTCCGCGTTGTTCTGGGAATTTACAATCGCCGCCAATGCGTGTCCGTTGCGGATAAAATCATGGATCGTCGACGTGGACTACGATCCGGACCGACCAGCCGATCAATACGGCGAATATATCGTACCAGCACTATCTGATCAGAACTAGTCGCGCGAATTGTCCTCGTTTCTTATATCTAATGGACAATTTGCGTGATGAACTTGACGCTTGCCTCGAAACTTAGAAGATATTCACTCTTAAGTAGTCTCGAGGATCTTTACTGGTCGTATTTATCTAAATTATGTATCAACGGATGTAAAAAACCTGGCGCACCTAGCAATCGATAATAATGAATTTGTTAGAAATAAATGTTATGTATTCATCATCTATCAAATAGGTTCAATGTGtcgaaatattgaatcgttAACAGTTGCGTCGTCATATTACTTTGAGGTTATGCAGCTTTTTCGATCACGATACCGTGATGAGAGGTTTACGTCATGACACATCCCCAAAATCTTTAAATAGGCCGATTTTGTTACGTCTCTGAAACTGACGGTTAAGCAAACTACACCGTTACGTATAGACGACCAACATTCTCAACGGCCTTGTTTGCAAGCAAGCTCGTTTCTAGCAATCTATTTAGCAAGACGGACGCCATTTTAAATGGCTCTATTGATGCATCTCTCACGAACTGAGTCCTCTATGAATAGGAGCGGCGGTGATGAATGCGTATAGTTAGATCAGTAAACCTCACCACGTGGCTGCAAAGCGCCAGAAACTGTTTCCTCTACCGAATCACTCACTCCGACATGTTGACATTTATCGGTCTATTACGTAGGTTTGCGCTTCTAGATATAATACTGTTTATTGTGCGCCAAGGTCGTCTATCTTAATAGCAGACACTGGAGATCCATTCGCTTTTAAGATCTTCAACGAGCTTGAGCAAGCGATCTTAATTTAACTGGAATGATAATTCATAAACTGtgtcattttattttctaaaatggaagGCGTCGCTTTATTCAAATCGTACGAGTGTGCGAATAGTCAGGCgtggaattaaaaaaaaatgaaggGAATAACATTGAGATAAAACTGATATAATGACAAACATTCGTTCTCGATTATTCTGCTGAATTTTCTCACAACCGGACGCTTCGTGGATGGTGGTTATTTCGTAGAGGTCTCTTATCGCTTAACCATGGCGAACAAATCTTCCGAGCTGAAACTACACAAGTGTCGGAGGTACAACTTCCACCAAGCCATTCAATCGTTTTAAACCGTTCAGTCTTTCGGTTGTTGACGTATCCAATTGTCTGTCGTCTTTCCCTTTCAGCCAGTACGTCATAACACTATTCTTCCCCTGAAGAAAAAAACGCGAGGCCTTGGCTAGTATTGCTAATCGTGATTAGATAGAAAGATAAAGCAGAAAAAATATACCAAGGTTTCACTCTTTATCACAAATAAATTAGACATACTGGTACGGTGTTAGTAAGAGTAATTCTTTTGTGACAACGTTCGCTAATGAAACGTTTGGTACCTCGTTAATGGTACATACACAATACATCACCAATAATGAGGCAATAGATCCGTTCGTCCTCgtatcaattttcaaacaaaagGGAATCACGGAATTACCGCCTTTTTGTTTGAAAGCACATTCATTTGGGCTCTATTGATTCCACGGAACAATACATGTTTTTGCGGTTTCGATTCGTCATTTCTTTTAAAGAGTGGAATCGTTTTAAAAGTCTGTATTAACTGTGTGGTtacttttattcaaaataaaaactcaATGGCATGTGTGTGCTAATTTTCATGTTGCATCGCGGTGCGCAATTGATTGGGAACGAAAAATCAGTGTCAGAGGCCGAAGCGATGTAGATGATCcataaagaaaaattgatcATACCTTCAAGAAAACCTCTCCTCTCGGTTCGAACATATAGCGTCCGATGTTGCAGAGAATTCTGTGCACGGTTTCGGACACTTGGATACAGTTCGTCTGCGACGTGTACATCAGTGTCAAGGCCGTATTCACCGTGTCGCCGAACACGCAGAAGTTGCCGGTGCAAGTTTCGCCGAGCATACCGGTCACCACAGCACCGCAGTGAAATCCGCAACGAAAGCTAACCGGCGCGGAAGACAACGGCGAATCACCGGTCGGTAGTTTGTAGTTGAGGCACGCGTCGACGAGTTCCAGAATAAGGCAAGCGATTCGATTCACGTGCTTTTTACCGATACGTTTCGTCAGCCCGGACATGCAGACGACCGTGTCGCCGAACATCTGCAGCTGATAGATGTCCGGCTTTTTCTTCACGATATCGTTTAGTGTTTGGAATAGATTCGACAACACGGTCAGCGTTTCGTGACATTTCGACGGGTCGTTCATCACAGAAGTTAGATTGTTTAATTCGAGCGCCATAACGGCTACTGATCGGTGTTCCTGCGGATCGACGGCAAACCCGTCAGTGATCCGTTTCACGATATCTCGCGGCAGTGAATTACAGAACATCCTTTGTATGCTCATTTTGCTAGCTTCGATTTCTGTCGTTTTCTCTTCGACTTTATCCTCTAATAACGACGTGTACAATTCCATCTCTTCCATCATTGAATCGAGCATGTTCTTTTTCGTGGGGTTCGCGTGTTTGATCATTTTCGCCATTTGGTCGAAGCTCGGACGTGTCGCGGGATCGTCCGCCCAAGCTATCTCCATCAGTTGTTTGACCTGTATCGGTGTATCGTCATCGGGTTCGGGTCGTAGGTTATTGTTCACGATTGCTTTTAGTACGTCATCGGCGTTCATCGTATCGGCGTGTTCGATATACGGATCATTCCTGCTGAATATCTCGTATAGGATTATCCCGAAACTATACACGTCAAGCGACGACAAAGGCACGATGTCATAACCAGCTCGTATCGCCTCAGGAGCCGTCCAGAATTCGCGAAACGCAGCTTCGTGTTTTCCAATATCATCGGCGGACGCTCGTATCGCCAATAGAGGGCTCCGTTTTCGTTTCGATTTTATGGTCGAGTATATTTGTACGTATTCCCAATCGGCAACTCGCACGGTCCAATGGGAATCGACCAGACAACAGGCCGACTTTAGATTTCCGTGCACGATATTGTGTCCGTGCAAGAATGCCATGCCCATCACGATATCGGACGTTAACGAAAACTTTATGTCTAGGTTTAAATTGAACTTTTCATCTCGTAGGATTTCTAGAATTTGTCCCTTCGAACAGTAATCACTGACGACGTAATGGTCGTTTTCGATTTTGGCCAGTCCGTAGAATCGCAGCACGTTCATGTGATTTATCGAATCGCGCATGTTCAATAACAGTCGTTTCGTCGCCGTCTGCATCGGTTCAAGGTCGGATAGTTCGATTAGCCGAAATCCAATCGTGTAACTCTTCCATTTGCCCGGCCATTGTAAAACCTCGCGGATCTTTTCGGTGCTGCATTCGACCATTTCTTGAAAGCTCTCCGAATCGCCGATGGAACTGAACGATTTAAGAGATTTTCCCGAACGGCTGCCCATCTTACGCACCGTCGGCGAATAGTAGAACAGCACCTCTTCGATGGGTATGTCCCATTCGTTACTGTTTATCATCTTCCAAACTTTGTAGCGCTGAAACACGATATAGCCGACCAGGCTGAATATGACGACGAACGTCAGCGGGATGAACACGGCTACCGGGATGACCCACGTTTCGGCTACGTAATCTTCTTCTTCCTTTTGCGTTAACATAAGCCGATAAACGTTTTCCCCGCGGCACGAAATATTCTTGAGAATCTTTTGTATGATTCTTTCCGCGATACGAGGACTCATCGCCGTCATGTTGTGAGCGATGCAAACATCTTTGGCGACGTCGTCCACCAGGAACCATTCGATGAATCTGACCAGTTCGGTGATTATCTCGCAGGCGTCGTAGCCTTTTTTATGAATGAGGAAGTACGTATAGCTGGATATCGGATACGAGTGAGCTCCCGGTGGGTCGACTATATACACGTTTAGGTTACTATCGAAATCGTCCATGAAATCGTCCATAGCATTCTGTACCTCGGTCGGGCCGCTTTCAATGAAGTTTCCCGCCTTGTTACCGATGGCGGCCGTGCTTATGCCGGCCTCTTTTGCGTCCGATGGCGACAGATACCCGATCGTGTACCTGATTGACATCAGTATACCGGAAACTCCGCGCGTCCGATGTCCGTATTGGTATATGACGCGTTTCTCCCAGTGTATCGGCTCCCACGTCGTTTCGTTCAGTCCTTGCGAGAACGAACCTTTCGTCCGCTTCCACGCCTGGCTAAACGAACCCAGCGCTCGCGTGAAGGTCGATGTCGTGCCGGACTTATCGGCGCGAACGACGACCAAAATCTTCTCGTCGGGCAACGTGAAATTCGGATTCGTTCGCTGTAACGACGCGTGGTTCCAGTTCAAAATAGTCCCGTTGAATATTCCGACTATTTGATCGCGATTCAAGCGTAATTTTTGGCCCTTCGGAATTCCTGGCAAGTTGTATCCCAAAACGATGGCTCTGAAAAAGACGGAAAGATCGTTTTTAAGGGTTATTGAGAAGATATTTCGCGCGTCATCGCCGACAGCCGCACGAGAATGACTTTACAATACCAATTACGACGTGTTAAAACTGAAAACCGCACAAAAGCTATGAAAAAGTGAAGCAGGTGCCTTTGTAACGATCGTatgttttacatttatttttttaatcggAACAAAAGGTGATTCGCCACGTTCAGTAAACGCTGAAACAACCATCGATCACCATACTAACGCCGTTACGTTGAATTTTATAGGATTTCGCAACGACGCGCCAGCTAATTAATTATGCCGGTTTCATACACCGGCAACTGTGTTCATTCAATAATCGACGTACGCTCTAACGCCAGAGTAGGTAACGCTGCTGAAAAACACTGCATTAAACTATATGATTTACGCAGTTGGAAcgatataaataaaatgtcCAACTGTGTCGTTTCACCTGCTTACATATAAGTCAAAATGAATTGGACAATAGCTATAGTGTACAGATGTTATTGATCCGAGAACTTGAAAGACGGACTCAATATTTCTAAGAGGATTTTATTGcattgtattaaattaggtCCATGGTTTTATTGACAAACGGTGTGTATAATGaacattgaatttttttcgaatttagAATCTAAACGAAGTTGAAACGATTTTATCAGCGGCTTTGCTCGATCGAAAAGTTCGTCGATGTTTAAAGCTGTCTACCTATTTATGGTTGTATTTCTGACCCGTACCGACTGCTGTCTCATTAGAGAATGTGGCCTTCGCCCGGCGCAGTTCTGGCTCATATCGGTGTGTACTGAAATATATCCCCCTTACGACGATGCTTATTGGAAACACGAGAAACGTGTTGTTTGCGAAAAGTGATCTATCACTAATAGGCTGGATAAAACACGTCATGTTGTCAGCAGGGGTGGCACAATTTCCACTATTTCCACTGCCTTTCAAGTGCCGCGTCGTCAGTGCTTTTCATCTGCAAAAAAGTGATATTAATAGAATGTCCTTTGACATCccgttgttttttttcaagtatTTTTTCACAGTTTTTAGCCGATTGTATTTTACAGCGAAATAAAAATGATTGCACGCGTGCGTGAAGGCGAGCATCAATCGGCGAGGGATGACTTGCAACAGCAGACGGTCTCATTCGATGAAATTAAGTAGTTCTTAGATCAGCGAATGACAAGAAAATATAATACCCCTCATTATCAGTATAGTTTTCCAAGTTCAACGTAGTTGAGGTTTAGTCTAAGCCTGATGAATTATAGAGACAGGACCTGCGGGTTTGCAATCTAATTCCATCGTCAGTTAATACGGGAATTATGGTTACTTTGCTGAGACAAATTTATCTTTAAGGATTACactgattttaaacatttctTGCTGGGTAGTCATGTAATGGCTTCTCCAACTGCCTCGTTTCACATCTAGGGGCCAGTTTCTTTTGGCGTTTTCCTGCGTAAGcctttaaaatctataaaacaGGCCCTGGGGCTGGTTTCGCTAATCAGACGACAACAATCTTTCCATTTTCCAAGAATGAGAGAGCATATAAAGCCATCAACTTAGATAATCAAAGTATAAATCGTTATTTCCGCGCATGAGTCATATTTTCGAACTTATCGATCGGATCAGGCTATTAACGgtcgaaaatgaattcaattgatttaacTCGAAACAGTGGCGGGAATTGCAGACACCGAAATCTACGTATACCATTCGCATACGCGATCATAAAAAGAGAACTAATCTAAACCAGGTAAACCGAAATACGTCAAATGCATGCAACTAGCAATTAGTTCGTTCGCTCGATTTGTGCTAATGATTGATGGATGGAAATCACCCCACATACACACGTATACTCACTACATACGAACGGTAATAcatagaatatttgaattattcattaggcccatataataatatatttcaatactaTGACGATGACTAATAAATTAGTATCGCGCATGTCATTCGGCAGATTTTTAGCCTGAATACGGAGTTGTTATATCACCGCCGCATCAGTCGGCGCCGCTTTACTAATTATAACGTTGTTGGTTAAACTCACTCAAACGCCGGAACTTTGCTTGTTGAACGAGTCGTATTACGCATAAACAGCGGAATCAAACCGATGGAATTAATAACGTCAATTTCGactaattgatttttcgagagagagagagcgagagttTGTCTGCCCCAGCCCTATACCGAACTGGGCGTTAagagtttaatttttttgtgtttGCTGTGCAATTGAGAAGTTGTGGAAATGAATGATTAATTCTGAATTGCGACGGTGAACAATTTCCAGCCATCGCCTGCATGATGGcccaagttcaagttcaagtttgaatttatttcatggaAAGCATATGAAAGGCTCTATACAGAGAATAAAGGAAAGACAAAACAAACAGCAATAAAATTTACCATTTGTCCAACAAGCGCAATTATAAAAAGAAGCCGAGAAAGGAAAGTAGCTATCTGTGTGGGCCAAGTAAAGCCTTAAGGGGCCGCAGCCTTCCTCAT
This Tubulanus polymorphus chromosome 7, tnTubPoly1.2, whole genome shotgun sequence DNA region includes the following protein-coding sequences:
- the LOC141909190 gene encoding retinal guanylyl cyclase 2-like, whose protein sequence is MSFVFSFKRSDAINMSYEERIVLPETRPVVSIAGSGASFPAEVYSSWIEQYKLYRSKHIDLLMSYTVKGSSAGVRDIRASKVDFAGSDNGLDDRNLAEKSEILEIPAMAGAIVLGYNLPGIPKGQKLRLNRDQIVGIFNGTILNWNHASLQRTNPNFTLPDEKILVVVRADKSGTTSTFTRALGSFSQAWKRTKGSFSQGLNETTWEPIHWEKRVIYQYGHRTRGVSGILMSIRYTIGYLSPSDAKEAGISTAAIGNKAGNFIESGPTEVQNAMDDFMDDFDSNLNVYIVDPPGAHSYPISSYTYFLIHKKGYDACEIITELVRFIEWFLVDDVAKDVCIAHNMTAMSPRIAERIIQKILKNISCRGENVYRLMLTQKEEEDYVAETWVIPVAVFIPLTFVVIFSLVGYIVFQRYKVWKMINSNEWDIPIEEVLFYYSPTVRKMGSRSGKSLKSFSSIGDSESFQEMVECSTEKIREVLQWPGKWKSYTIGFRLIELSDLEPMQTATKRLLLNMRDSINHMNVLRFYGLAKIENDHYVVSDYCSKGQILEILRDEKFNLNLDIKFSLTSDIVMGMAFLHGHNIVHGNLKSACCLVDSHWTVRVADWEYVQIYSTIKSKRKRSPLLAIRASADDIGKHEAAFREFWTAPEAIRAGYDIVPLSSLDVYSFGIILYEIFSRNDPYIEHADTMNADDVLKAIVNNNLRPEPDDDTPIQVKQLMEIAWADDPATRPSFDQMAKMIKHANPTKKNMLDSMMEEMELYTSLLEDKVEEKTTEIEASKMSIQRMFCNSLPRDIVKRITDGFAVDPQEHRSVAVMALELNNLTSVMNDPSKCHETLTVLSNLFQTLNDIVKKKPDIYQLQMFGDTVVCMSGLTKRIGKKHVNRIACLILELVDACLNYKLPTGDSPLSSAPVSFRCGFHCGAVVTGMLGETCTGNFCVFGDTVNTALTLMYTSQTNCIQVSETVHRILCNIGRYMFEPRGEVFLKGKNSVMTYWLKGKDDRQLDTSTTERLNGLKRLNGLVEVVPPTLV
- the LOC141908829 gene encoding aquaporin-5-like; its protein translation is MSASLENIRLSSSLEDLKSLQFYQALLAEFFGTMLFLVVGVTSTLTWPGAPAPVTPGIAAAFGLGLGTVVWITAGKSGGHINPAVTLGMLVARKISAIRFFLYLVAQCCGAIVGALLVKGVTPTSVGGSFGATVVSKDLQSWQGLIVELVLTVVLVTTVFASTDNARKDLSGSGPLAIGISLFVCVIGGASYTGPSLNPARTLGSAVAGNVWKTHWVYWIGPMLAGAASALFWEFTIAANACPLRIKSWIVDVDYDPDRPADQYGEYIVPALSDQN